From Campylobacter pinnipediorum subsp. caledonicus:
TGTTATACAGCTGATGCAACAGGACACACAATGCTATTTGCTGTTGCAAACGAAGCATTAAAGCACAATGTTGTAATTGAAGACAGAAAAGAGGCTATAGCTTTAATTCATGAGAACAACCGTTGCTATGGTGCTATAGTTCGCGATTTAATAACTGGAGATATAACCGCTTATGTATCAAAAGGAACACTTATAGCAACCGGTGGATATGGAAGAGTCTATAAACATACCACAAATGCTGTTGTTTGTGAGGGTATAGGTGCAGCAATAGCTCTTGAAACAGGAGTAGCAAGACTAGGAAATATGGAAGCTGTGCAGTTTCACCCAACACCTATAGTTCCAAGTGGAATTTTGCTAACAGAGGGATGCCGTGGGGATGGTGGAATATTGCGTGATGTTGATGGATATAGATTTATGCCTGATTACGAACCAGAAAAGAAAGAACTTGCTAGCCGTGATGTTGTAAGTCGTAGAATTATGGAACACATAAGAAAAGGCAAAGGTGTAAAAAGTGCTTATGGGGATCATGTTTGGCTTGATATAAGTATACTTGGTCGCGAACATATAGAGAAAAATTTACGTGATGTTCAAGAAATTTGCCAAATTTTTAATGGTATAGATCCGGCAGATGAAGGTCCTAAAGGTTGGGCTCCTATTTTACCTATGCAACATTATTCAATGGGCGGAATTAAAACAAATGCAAAAGGAGAAAGTCCAACACTTCAAGGTCTATTTAGTGCGGGAGAAGCTGCTTGTTGGGATATGCATGGATTTAATAGACTTGGAGGAAATTCTGTTTCTGAAACAGTTGTTGCCGGTATGATTGTTGGTGATTATTTTGCTGATTACTGCAATACTCACGAAATAGAGATAAAAACACAAAACATAAATAAATTTGTCCAAGATCAAATAGACTATATGCAAAATCTAATAAAAAAAGATGGTCATTTCAATGTTTTTGAGATTAAAAACAAGATGAAAGATATAATGTGGGAGCATGTTGCGATATTTAGAACGGGCGAAGGACTTGAAAAGGCAGTAAAAGAGCTTGAAGAATTATACAAACACTCACTTGATGTAAAAGTAAGTAATAAAAATTTATTCGGCAATCCTGAACTTGAAGAGGCATACAGAGTTCCAAAAATGCTAAAGCTAGCTCTTTGTATA
This genomic window contains:
- a CDS encoding fumarate reductase flavoprotein subunit; translation: MNVKYCDALVIGGGLAGLRAAVAAGEKGLSTIVLSLIPVKRSHSAAAQGGMQASLGNSKMSEGDNEDVHFADTVKGSDWGCDQDVARMFCQTAPKAIRELAAWGVPWTRIKKGERSAIINAQKTTIVEKEEVHGLIHSRDFGGTKKWRTCYTADATGHTMLFAVANEALKHNVVIEDRKEAIALIHENNRCYGAIVRDLITGDITAYVSKGTLIATGGYGRVYKHTTNAVVCEGIGAAIALETGVARLGNMEAVQFHPTPIVPSGILLTEGCRGDGGILRDVDGYRFMPDYEPEKKELASRDVVSRRIMEHIRKGKGVKSAYGDHVWLDISILGREHIEKNLRDVQEICQIFNGIDPADEGPKGWAPILPMQHYSMGGIKTNAKGESPTLQGLFSAGEAACWDMHGFNRLGGNSVSETVVAGMIVGDYFADYCNTHEIEIKTQNINKFVQDQIDYMQNLIKKDGHFNVFEIKNKMKDIMWEHVAIFRTGEGLEKAVKELEELYKHSLDVKVSNKNLFGNPELEEAYRVPKMLKLALCIAYGALLRTESRGAHYREDYTKRDDLNWLSRTLTSWKEGDTMPTVEYEKLDIMKMEMPPAFRGYGAKGNIIEHPDSAIRQAQVDEIRSKMQAEGKSRQEIQEALMHYELQPKYKAPNERAGIGYE